The following are encoded together in the Echeneis naucrates chromosome 9, fEcheNa1.1, whole genome shotgun sequence genome:
- the plpp5 gene encoding phospholipid phosphatase 5 → MKGRLLRGFRSEVSIRMVLLVVFLVTEQLPPFIREIQAEEMWLYKFQTVKNDHVPTYLMFTVAIVTPVLVILIFTITKKSERGDVKEALLAVTLTLVLNGVFTNAIKLIVGRPRPDFLSRCFPDGKMNVELRCSGDPDDIIEGRKSFPSGHSSFAFAGLGFTALYIAGKLRCFNAAGQGRAWRLCAFLTPLLVASMIALSRTCDYKHHWQDVLVGSLLGLVFAWLCYRQHYPPLQDHECHRPLRHRQTVPAVQERKLANSNYILPV, encoded by the exons ATGAAGGGGAGGCTGCTTCGGGGTTTTCGTTCGGAGGTTTCCATTCGGATGGTGCTGTTAGTGGTCTTCCT TGTCACGGAGCAGCTTCCTCCTTTCATTCGTGAGATTCAGGCAGAGGAGATGTGGTTGTATAAATTCCAAACTGTGAAGAATGACCATGTACCCACGTACCTCATGTTT ACTGTTGCGATTGTAACCCCAGTGCTTGTAATCCTCATTTTCACCATCACAAAGAAGTCAGAACGAGGAGATGTGAAAGAGGCCTTGCTTG CTGTTACTCTGACTCTGGTGCTGAATGGAGTTTTCACCAATGCCATCAAACTTATTGTTGGCAG GCCACGACCAGACTTCTTATCCCGCTGTTTCCCAGATGGTAAAATGAACGTGGAGCTGAGATGCAGCGGTGACCCTGATGACATTATAGAGGGCAGGAAGAGCTTTCCCAGTGGACACTCTTCCT TTGCCTTTGCAGGTTTGGGTTTCACAGCTTTGTACATTGCAGGAAAACTGCGATGCTTCAATGCAGCAGGTCAAGGCAGAGCATGGCGGCTGTGTGCCTTCCTCACCCCTTTACTGGTGGCGTCTATGATTGCCCTCTCCAGAACCTGTGACTACAAACATCACTGGCAAG ATGTATTAGTGGGTTCGCTGCTTGGCCTTGTCTTTGCCTGGCTGTGTTACAGGCAGCACTACCCTCCTCTTCAGGACCATGAATGCCACAGACCTCTGCGCCACAGACAGACTGTTCCTGCCGTACAGGAACGCAAGCTAGCCAACTCCAACTACATCCTACCCGTGTAG